Below is a genomic region from Paludicola sp. MB14-C6.
GTAGTAGGAGTTTTTACTTCTTATAATGGGGAATGTATTTATTTTGATAGAAATTGATTTACTTCGGTTATTGTTGGGATAGACGGTGCTGCACCCATTTTGGATACTGCCAGTGCAGCGGCAGCAGATGCTCGTTTCAAAAGCATCGAACTTTCAACATTTTGTGTTAACCCTTGTAGAAAATATCCGGTAAAAGTATCCCCTGCTGCGGTTGTATCCACTATCGGCACAGAAAATATGGATTGAAAATAAACTTGACTACCGTCATAATAATAAACGCCATCTTTTCCAAGTGTTAATACAATTTTTGCACTTGGATATCTTATTTTCAGTTTTTCGATAATGGCTTGCGGGGACAGCTCATTGGAAAGCTCTGCACCTTCAATTTCATTCAACAAAAAGATGTTAACCTTGTTTAATGGAAGCGATACTATATTTCTGTCAAAAGGAGATGGGTTGAATGCGATCTGCATCCCCTTTTTTGAAGCTTGATCTATAATGTATTCAAGTTGATTGACTTCATTTTGCAGTAAAAGCAAATCTCCTTCTGAAAATCCTTTCAAGGTATCATCAACTTGTTGCTTTGTTATGCATTGGTTTGCGCCACCATATAGCAAAATACAATTCTGACCGTTTTTATCTACTTGAATGATTGCGTGGCCTGTTGGTTCGCCGACTTGCCTTACATATTTGGTATCGACTTTGGATTGTTCAAGCTGTTCTTTTAAAAACAAGCCATCACTACCAATGCATCCAGCATGACATACAGCCGCTCCTGCTCGTGATAATGCAATAGATTGATTCAGGCCCTTCCCTCCACAAAACCGTTCCATTACGTGAGATGAGATTGTTTCAGCGGGACGTACAAAATGGTCTACTTGATAAACATAATCAATATTAAGTGAACCAAAATTTAATACCCTCACAATACCCCCCCTAATTTATTGATTATTCAATGCTAAGCGACAATATCGTTTGACAATATCATCAATTTTCATAGATGGTACACCATTCATATAAGTATAGACGGTATTATGAAAGCCCTCTGTCCAATGAGATGGTATATTGTGAGCTCCATAAATCGCACCAATAACGCTTCCCGCAGTTGCCGCTGTACAATCATTATCTAGCCCCATTGCAACTATTTCAGAAATTGTCTTTGTAAAATCGCCATTACCAAGCAATAGACCCATAACCGTTAAACAAGCATTATTATTGGTATGTACAGGATGCATGCCTGCAAATCTCTTATCAACAGCATCTCTTGCTTCTTGATAATTACTAATTCGCTTACCTTCTTCAATTGCCCATCGCACATCTTGATATAAATTGCATTCTTGTGGTATTTCGGTTAACCCGATTTCTATTGCTTCAAGAGGTGTATCTACACAAAATGCGGCAGCCTGTACAGCTGCAAAGAACATCTCTCCGTAAATTCCATTTCTCCTATGACTTAAGTATGCATCTCGATATGCAAACTCAGCAGCTCGTTCCGGATTTCCTGCACAAACATAAGCCCAGCCATCGGAACGAATATCGGCACCAATCCACTGCACGTATGGATTTCCTACAACGCCTACCTGTTCAATTGACATACCTTTTTTGAGATTATTTAATGCAACTTCTTCAGCGGTACATGCTACGGGCAAAAATGTTTTCCAAATTTCGCCTACATCTCTTGTTGTAAAATTGTATCCATACTTTTCAATCGTAAAAATCGGAATTAAGGTATAGGTGATATCATCATCGACTGGAACCCCGTTTATGCCTGACTTTGTGTAAGCAGAAAGTGGAGATATACCATAATGCAATTCATCAGAATAATATACGCCATTCCAATAGTGAGTTGGTGGAAAAGGAGTATCAAATTGGCTTGCCAGTTGCTTCATTTTAGGAATTGGCCATGATTCAACGGGTACGCCAAGGGTACAGCCGATAAAGCGGCCTAAAATTGCACCGGCCATCTTATTAGTAAATTCTTTTTTTCCATATTCAAAGGTCAGTTTTCTTGGACCTGAAGTTCTTAACTGTTTAATTTCATCTAATAAATCAGGTTCCTTTTTTGCCAGTTCTTCGTCTTCCTCTATATGTTGTATTTCAAAAAGCTTTTGTTCTAAGCTTTGAACCATTTCTTGTTTGATTTTCTCAACTTGTTGTTCACAACCGTATTCAGTTTTCAAATTAGCATAGTCTGTTATTTGGTTAATCAGCTGATTAACAGAATTAAAATCCGTATATTTCATTTTTCTTCCCCTAAAGAGTATTTTTTGTTTACTTTGGTTTACAAATTTTTTATAATATATATAATAATATTATTAATTATTATTTTCTACGCAAAAACGAGGTAAATATATGCAAAATCAATCATCCAGCAAATATAGCGTCCGTTATTCTCCTTATTCTGATTTTAATAACCAAGACCGTCTTCCTTATCACTTAGAACATTGTTTATTACCATACCTAATTGAAGAACTGCATTATCATGATGGTATTGAACTTGGCTACTGCAGTTCAGGATGCGGTGTTTTTATTATAGGCAAAGAAATCATTTCATTTCAAGCCCCGTGTGTTACCATTATTTATCCAAAGCAATTTCATAAAGCCAAAAGCACAGGTAGCTCATATAGCGATTGGCAGTTTGCTTCTTTTTCGCCCCAAATGCCATTGTCGCATCTCAATTTCATTGGGCCGGTACTACAAGCTCCCGATTGTTCACAGTCAATTTACTATCAAAATAACATTCTTTTCACTTTAATTAAAGAGCTAATTATAGAATTACAAAACAAAGAAATGGATTATTTAAAAAGTGCAACTGGTTTGTTAAAAAGTATCTTGGTGAAGCATAGCCGAGTAACCTCAAATCACTCCAACAACCCCAATAGTGCCTCTATCCTAACACGTATCGGCCCTATTTTAAACTATATCAGCCATAACTACAAGCAAAGTTTATCGGTAAATGAAATTGCTTCTTCTTTTCATATCAGTCCTGCAACATTGCGACGTTGGTTTTCTGACTCGATTCATTCTTCACCACTCCAATATCTACATAAAGTACGTACCACAACGGCATCGTCGCTATTAATTAACACAGATTTATCCGTATTGGAGGTTGCAATTGAGGTTGGCTATCAATCACAATCTAGCTTTCAACGGCAATTTCAACGGCAATTTCACTGCTCTCCGACACAATATATTACGCAGAATCGTAATCAAAAGGCAAAATAGCGTTTTATAGTAAGATATTTATCATAAATCATTATCCATCTAATCTTGATAGAGTTAAGATTAGATGGATATTTTTTACCCAACCAAACGTTTCAATGAATTTTAACATTGCTCTAGTACAAATGAAATAATTATGCTATACTATATTAAGGTAAATATTTCTAATATAAAAAGAAAATATATACTTTTGTCTTGCTTTCATTATAACAAAAACAAGGTAATATGCAATAACATATTGCTGTTTATATTATTTTTCATTCGTTTTTATTTGGAAAATTAATAAAATTTAATTGTAGCTTTTTGCCACTTTGATTTGTATTAAAGATGAAGGAGGTTCTTTTATGATAAAATCGTTGCGAACAGACGATTGTATTGATGAAGTTATTTCGCAATACTCCGCAATGGTTTATCGCCTCGCTTTGTCGCAAACAAAAAACAGCAGCGATGCAGATGACATTTTTCAGGACGTCTTTTTGCGTTATATCAAGAATGCTCCTAATTTTGATAGTGAAGAACATAGAAAGGCTTGGCTCATTCGTGTAACCTTGAATTGCTGTAAAAACCTATGGAATTCGAGTTGGAGAAAGCAAACTACAGAGTTAGATGAATCTCTTGCTTTTGAAACGCCCGAGCAATATGAGCTTTATCATACCATTTGTTCTTTACCCAAAAACTATCGAGCTGTCATCCAACTATTTTATTATGAAGATCTATCCATCGAACAAATCAGTCAGATTTTAAAGGCAAAACCTGCTACTGTTCGAACTTGGCTTACCCGTGCAAGGGGTTTGCTAAAAGAACAACTGAAAGGAGAGATTGACTAATGTTCAAAAACGACTTTCAGGAACTACAACGGCAAATTAACCCTAGTGATGCCTTAATTGAACAAACAAAATCAAAGATGCATCAAGCTCTCCAACAAAAAAAATCGAAGAAAATAATGAAAATTATCTATCGAACTACCGCTACAGCTGCTTGCTTTCTCTTTGTGGCTGTAACGGGTTATTGCTGGAACGACATAACAAATGTCGCTAAAGAAATGACGCATAAAGCTGCCATTTATAACTCTTCAGCAACGAGTGGCATTGCAAATGATATTATGATTTCTGATGTTACACATTCTTCGAGCAAGAAAGATTCAGCCGCTACAGCTTCTGAAAGTAAACAAGCAAATACATCTTCTCAATCACAAGAATCAGCAAAAAATGATAGTAAAGAGCTTTCTATTAACGCTGAGTCAAAAAACACCAATGGTAACGAAAATTCCAGCCAACCTGCTAATGTCGAAAATCCAAGTTTGGAAATTCAAAAAGCCCCTCCTGCTACCTCTAATACAATTCTAACCTATTTAGAGCCAGGTGTACATTCCAATTCGGTTCGATTAAATAATGGTTCTTTAAATTTTGTATCACCGGAAAAAGCTTTTATAAAGCCTTTTGCATTCAGCTTTTTCAAACCCGATTTTACCGATTGGACACAAGAACAGTATTTCAAGTATTTAGGGCGAGATCCTAGACCAACTGAAATTCCTTTGGATTTATCCTTAACCAATTTAGATCATGACAGTAAATTAAAACTTATCGTTCATAAAGATGGCACAGTAGCAAATGATAACATTACGTTTACCTATTGTGCAAAGGATGATAAAAAAGCTGTTGTGCATCGACAACTTCAAATTACAACCGGTAAAGATAAAATTCCAAAGTCGGAGCTGCTTTTTTATTTTGATAAAGAAAATGCTTCGGAGATAAAAGATATCCCGATTAACGTTGGGTATCAAAGCAAAACTTTACTAAACGAAAAAAAAGAGCCAATTAAAACTTACGATGTTTATTTTACACAGTTTCTTTATAAGGATATTGGATATTATATGGAAACGCAATGTTTAACACAAGAAGAGTTTATCAACATATTGCTGTCTATAATAAAATAATATAAGGTGAGGATGATTTCATGAAAAGGCTCTTTACCATTCTCGTTAGCATTGTTCTTATTACAGCTTTCCTATTAACAGGATGTCAACGTTCAGATAAACATGATGCCCCCGGATACTCGCAAAATAAAACAGCCAATTCAGTTAATAAAGCCGAGCAAGACTCTGTAATTGCACAAGACGGAGTAAGTACTGCGAAAGACAACAAAATTACTGTTCCTGAAACAAATCGCAAACTCATTCGCAACGTTTCGCTTACCATTCAAACAAAGGAATTCGATAAGCTCAATACAGCAATATCACAAAAAATATACCAATCCAGCGGATATGTTGAAAGTTCAGAAGTTTTCGGGAATTCCAAACTATCAAACAGTTCCCGTAATTGCAATATGGTAATTCGTATTCCTAAAACAAAACTGGATGAGTTTATTTCAACCATAAGCGGATTGGGTACCGTTATTAGTAAGCAAGAAACTACCCAAGACATCACACTCAATTATATAGACGTTGACAGCCACAAAAAAGCACTTCAAGTAGAGCAAGACCGATTACTTGCTTTACTAGAAAAAGCAAACAAACTTGAAGATATTATTGCTTTAGAGCAAAGATTATCGCAAGTTCGATATGAAATCCAAACCTATGAATCCCAGCTTCGTACCTATGATAATCAAGTGGATTACAGCACTGTTCAATTGAGCATAAATGAAGTCGAACGTGTTACCCAAAAAGATGATGGAACCATGTGGAGTAAAATTGCTACCGGATTTAGCAACAACCTTCATAAAATCGGATATGGACTAGAAGCCTTTTTCATTTGGCTTTTATCTAATATTATCTTCATCATTTTATTTGCAGGTGTTGTTACTTTGGCTATATTGTGGATAAAACGTATTGTCAAAAAAAGAAAGCACCTTCCTGCAGCCTCAGAAGAGGCAAAAATCCCCCCACAAAAATAGAGATAGAATAAATATATGAAAAAGAGTTTTATATAAACGGAAAAGGAATCCCCGCTATAAAGTGGGGATTCCTTTTCTATATAAATACAGTTGCATATATTATTGTTTTCAGCTAAAATGGAAATAATTAATAACAAAAGTGAGGCGAGCATATGCAGCTTATTAAGATTACTTCTCAAGACCAAATTCCACAAAAATATCAGAATACACCACTCGGAAAACTAATAGAATATCAAAACCTCGGGAAGCAACTAGATGAATATCATTCCGCACAACTTCTTGTAAGTATGTGTATGGACAATCGCAAACAGCTTAGAATTCCTGAAAATTTTGCATATATTATTCGAACAGGAGGAGCCAACTTAAGATACAGCGAATTCAAAGTATCTTATGCAATTGCGATTGGCGGAATTAAGCAAGTTGCTTTAATTGCACATGATTGCTGCGGTATGGTAAACCTAATGTCCAAACGAACACAATTTATTGATGGACTTGTGCAAAATGCAGGTTGGGATAAATCACGTGCAGAAGAGCATTTTTTGAATTATGCACCCATGTTTGAAATTGATAACGAAGCGGAATTTGTTGTAGATGAAGCACAACGGCTTTCAAAAAAATATCCTAAAATTGAAATTGTGCCATTATATTACTCCTTATCAGATAACCAATTAAGTTTTATACTATCTTAATTTATAATATTTAATCCGTTCATTAACATTATGTAATCCCCTTGCAAGTGTCCTTGAAACAGAAGATTTATTGACATCCAGTAATGATGCAATTTGCGGTATCGTTTGCCTTTTATAATAATATAAATAACAAATTTGCTTTTGACGTTCCGATAAATCATTACAAATTATTTGCCGCATAATTTTTTTCAACTGTTGCCTTTGATTTTGGTTATTCTCGCCGTCCTCTTCCTTTGGTATTGTAACTAGTAGTTGGGTTTCATCAAAGCTTGTTCTTTTTATGAGTTACACCTCCAGTTGATTACAATTCTCTGATTTTTCGTAATATTGATTTAAATATGCTGCAATATTCAGTAGATGATAATATTCGGCATCCAGCAAAACAATCCGATCTTCGATTTTTTGCTGTTCCTCAAAATTTTTGGTCTTTTGCAGTTTTTTAAGGCCATTTACCCTTTCCTTTAAAAGTTCAGCCGATTTCATGTACTCATTTGCCAAGCTTTCCAATCTCACATTCCAACTCCTTTACTTTATCACACAATTCGTGTTATTTATAATTTTATGATAACACGAATTGTGTGATATGTCAATAAATTCATTAGAAAACATTGACAATTAAATTGGTTTATGATATTGTTATATCAATGAAATACAGCTTGACAGCTTCTACAAGATATATTCTTAACCCATAGAAAAGGATTGATATTAACATATGAAAAACCGAATTAAAGAATTAAGATTGCAAAAAAAAATGAAGCAAAGCGAGCTTGCTTCATTGATTGGTATATCTGCCAGTGCTATTGGAATGTATGAACAAGAACGAAGAGATCCCGACCCTGAAACACTTCTCCGCATAGCACAAATATTCGATGTTTCTGTTGATTATTTAATTTGCGCAAATGATATGGTATCCAGCTTTGATGTGGATTCTATGGCAAAAGGAATCACGCAAAATCTTATGGATAATCCGGCACTTATGTTTAGTGCAGATTGTTATACAGCGCAAGAGCTTGCAGATTTATCTAATATTATTGAAGATTCAGTTAAAACAGCATTATTAAAAAAACTGAAACCTCATTTAAAAAGTGCGGAATGACGGATTGAACTATATTGGACAAGTGGCTTTCAATTTAATTAGGTTACACCTGAACTAATTCAAACAAAATACGGCTATAGGAAATCATAGATTTCTTATAGCCGTTTGAATTATTAGAAATGATCCATGTAAAAATATTACAATTAAGCTTTCGTTTTCATTTCTTCAAGACATTTCACACAAATGTTTTTGCCTCTGAAGTTTACTACATCTTTCGCATCATTGCAGAAGATACAAGCTGGTTGATATTTTTTGAGCATAATGTAGTTGTCATCAACAAAGATCTCAACTGGATCCTCCTTGTCAATATCAAAAATACGTCTCAATTCGATTGGTAAAACTACTCTTCCTAAGTTATCGATTTTTCTAACGATACCTGTAGATTTCATAATATCCCTTCCTTTCCCAAAAATCTCTTAAAAATTGCACTAAATTACATGTTTTTTGTTTCTATGAATACATTATACATTATTTTACAGAAATAGTCAACGATTTGTACAATAAAAGTATTTAATATTTTATGAACAAGTTTCATATAATTAATTAAATTTAATAAAAGAAGGTAACACGCTATGATGAAATGGGTAATTACGGTGCTTATCATTCTTGCTATATTATTTGGAGCTTTAAACGGCAAGATGGGTGATGTAAGCAACAGCGCAATTATTGAATGTACAAAAGCAGTAGAACTAGCAATTACACTTACTGGCTCAATATGTCTTTGGAGCGGAATGATGCGTGTTGCGCAAAAATCAGGCTTAACAAAAAAAATCAGTAGATTATTATCTCCACTTACGAGACTCATATTTAAAGGACTCGATAAAAACTCATATGCACTTGAATTAATCAGTATGAATATCACAGCAAATCTTTTAGGGCTTGGTAATGCAGCAACTCCATTAGGCATAGCCGCAATTACCGAGCTTAACAAGGATGTTCCGGAAAATGACAAAGGAATTGCTTCAAACCATATGGTTATGCTCGTTGTTTTAAATACGGCATCCATTCAATTGATACCTACCACCATTGCTACATTACGGTTGAAATATGGCTCACAAACGCCACTTGACGTTCTTCCCGCAATATTGATCTCGTCGCTCTTATCTGTTACTGTTGCGCTTATGCTAGCCTATACGTTAAATCGCTTTTTCCCTATACATAGGTTAATTGGAGGAAACAAATGATTAACTTCATTATCCCCTGCTTTTTTGGTTTTATACTCATTTATGGTATGATTAAAAAAGTAGATATTTTTGATGAATTTATCGCCGGAGCAAAAGAAGGTTTGACTACAAGCATACGCATTCTTCCGACCTTAATTATTTTAATGACTTGCGTAGGAATGTTTAAAGTATCAGGTGGAATCGATTTAATCACCTATGCAATTCAACCCATCACTTCTCTTTTTCATATACCAAACGAAATTATCCCCCTAGCATTACTCCGCCCTATTTCAGGGAGTGGAGCATTATGTATTTATAAAGATGTACTTGTGACAAATGGCCCCGACAGCTTAGTTGGACGAATCGCCAGCGTTTTAATGGGCTCAACTGAAACTACATTCTATACGATTGCTGTTTACTATGGCGCAACCCAAATCAAAAAGACTCGTCATACTCTTGCTTGCTCGTTAACCGGCGATTTAGTTGGATTTATTATGAGTTCACTACTTGTTTATCTACTTTTCTATTAACCTTCTTGAATATCTTACAAATATGTTATATACTTTTGTTAAGTCGACAGAATTTGATGAAATGAGGTGGCATCCGACTTATGAAAAAGTGTATACATATAGTAATAACGATAATCAATATTACAATTATAGCTTTGCTTTTATTTGTCAGCATCAGTTTACTTTATTTTAATGCCAATACTCAAAAAGAATTATTTGGCCATTCCGCTGTCCTATATCAAAATAATGCCAATGGCA
It encodes:
- a CDS encoding ribokinase; translated protein: MRVLNFGSLNIDYVYQVDHFVRPAETISSHVMERFCGGKGLNQSIALSRAGAAVCHAGCIGSDGLFLKEQLEQSKVDTKYVRQVGEPTGHAIIQVDKNGQNCILLYGGANQCITKQQVDDTLKGFSEGDLLLLQNEVNQLEYIIDQASKKGMQIAFNPSPFDRNIVSLPLNKVNIFLLNEIEGAELSNELSPQAIIEKLKIRYPSAKIVLTLGKDGVYYYDGSQVYFQSIFSVPIVDTTAAGDTFTGYFLQGLTQNVESSMLLKRASAAAALAVSKMGAAPSIPTITEVNQFLSK
- a CDS encoding AbrB/MazE/SpoVT family DNA-binding domain-containing protein, translated to MKSTGIVRKIDNLGRVVLPIELRRIFDIDKEDPVEIFVDDNYIMLKKYQPACIFCNDAKDVVNFRGKNICVKCLEEMKTKA
- a CDS encoding helix-turn-helix transcriptional regulator, with protein sequence MKNRIKELRLQKKMKQSELASLIGISASAIGMYEQERRDPDPETLLRIAQIFDVSVDYLICANDMVSSFDVDSMAKGITQNLMDNPALMFSADCYTAQELADLSNIIEDSVKTALLKKLKPHLKSAE
- a CDS encoding ADP-ribosylglycohydrolase family protein, giving the protein MKYTDFNSVNQLINQITDYANLKTEYGCEQQVEKIKQEMVQSLEQKLFEIQHIEEDEELAKKEPDLLDEIKQLRTSGPRKLTFEYGKKEFTNKMAGAILGRFIGCTLGVPVESWPIPKMKQLASQFDTPFPPTHYWNGVYYSDELHYGISPLSAYTKSGINGVPVDDDITYTLIPIFTIEKYGYNFTTRDVGEIWKTFLPVACTAEEVALNNLKKGMSIEQVGVVGNPYVQWIGADIRSDGWAYVCAGNPERAAEFAYRDAYLSHRRNGIYGEMFFAAVQAAAFCVDTPLEAIEIGLTEIPQECNLYQDVRWAIEEGKRISNYQEARDAVDKRFAGMHPVHTNNNACLTVMGLLLGNGDFTKTISEIVAMGLDNDCTAATAGSVIGAIYGAHNIPSHWTEGFHNTVYTYMNGVPSMKIDDIVKRYCRLALNNQ
- a CDS encoding helix-turn-helix domain-containing protein codes for the protein MQNQSSSKYSVRYSPYSDFNNQDRLPYHLEHCLLPYLIEELHYHDGIELGYCSSGCGVFIIGKEIISFQAPCVTIIYPKQFHKAKSTGSSYSDWQFASFSPQMPLSHLNFIGPVLQAPDCSQSIYYQNNILFTLIKELIIELQNKEMDYLKSATGLLKSILVKHSRVTSNHSNNPNSASILTRIGPILNYISHNYKQSLSVNEIASSFHISPATLRRWFSDSIHSSPLQYLHKVRTTTASSLLINTDLSVLEVAIEVGYQSQSSFQRQFQRQFHCSPTQYITQNRNQKAK
- a CDS encoding nucleoside recognition domain-containing protein, which codes for MMKWVITVLIILAILFGALNGKMGDVSNSAIIECTKAVELAITLTGSICLWSGMMRVAQKSGLTKKISRLLSPLTRLIFKGLDKNSYALELISMNITANLLGLGNAATPLGIAAITELNKDVPENDKGIASNHMVMLVVLNTASIQLIPTTIATLRLKYGSQTPLDVLPAILISSLLSVTVALMLAYTLNRFFPIHRLIGGNK
- a CDS encoding RNA polymerase sigma factor, yielding MIKSLRTDDCIDEVISQYSAMVYRLALSQTKNSSDADDIFQDVFLRYIKNAPNFDSEEHRKAWLIRVTLNCCKNLWNSSWRKQTTELDESLAFETPEQYELYHTICSLPKNYRAVIQLFYYEDLSIEQISQILKAKPATVRTWLTRARGLLKEQLKGEID
- a CDS encoding DUF4349 domain-containing protein produces the protein MKRLFTILVSIVLITAFLLTGCQRSDKHDAPGYSQNKTANSVNKAEQDSVIAQDGVSTAKDNKITVPETNRKLIRNVSLTIQTKEFDKLNTAISQKIYQSSGYVESSEVFGNSKLSNSSRNCNMVIRIPKTKLDEFISTISGLGTVISKQETTQDITLNYIDVDSHKKALQVEQDRLLALLEKANKLEDIIALEQRLSQVRYEIQTYESQLRTYDNQVDYSTVQLSINEVERVTQKDDGTMWSKIATGFSNNLHKIGYGLEAFFIWLLSNIIFIILFAGVVTLAILWIKRIVKKRKHLPAASEEAKIPPQK
- a CDS encoding sigma-70 family RNA polymerase sigma factor, which codes for MKRTSFDETQLLVTIPKEEDGENNQNQRQQLKKIMRQIICNDLSERQKQICYLYYYKRQTIPQIASLLDVNKSSVSRTLARGLHNVNERIKYYKLR
- a CDS encoding spore maturation protein, which translates into the protein MINFIIPCFFGFILIYGMIKKVDIFDEFIAGAKEGLTTSIRILPTLIILMTCVGMFKVSGGIDLITYAIQPITSLFHIPNEIIPLALLRPISGSGALCIYKDVLVTNGPDSLVGRIASVLMGSTETTFYTIAVYYGATQIKKTRHTLACSLTGDLVGFIMSSLLVYLLFY
- a CDS encoding carbonic anhydrase — protein: MQLIKITSQDQIPQKYQNTPLGKLIEYQNLGKQLDEYHSAQLLVSMCMDNRKQLRIPENFAYIIRTGGANLRYSEFKVSYAIAIGGIKQVALIAHDCCGMVNLMSKRTQFIDGLVQNAGWDKSRAEEHFLNYAPMFEIDNEAEFVVDEAQRLSKKYPKIEIVPLYYSLSDNQLSFILS